In Phormidium ambiguum IAM M-71, a single window of DNA contains:
- a CDS encoding manganese catalase family protein codes for MFFHKKETIHTVNIREAHPRFAQLLLEQFGGATGELTAALQYWVQSFHCENPGIRDMLQDIAIEEFGHLEMVGKLIEAHTKNVDQTEAYKSTLFAVRGMGPHFLDSQGASWTAAYINEGGDVVRDLRANIGAEAGARQTYEALIKLAPDEGTKNTLVHLLTREISHTKMFMEALQSLGKLTDPFFGNIQPDQTVDIYYNLSQNGKDERGPWNSEPNFRYVANPMSEKQS; via the coding sequence ATGTTCTTTCATAAAAAAGAAACAATTCATACAGTTAATATTCGAGAAGCACATCCTCGTTTTGCCCAACTACTTTTAGAACAATTTGGTGGTGCAACTGGAGAATTAACCGCCGCTTTACAATATTGGGTTCAGTCTTTTCACTGTGAAAATCCTGGCATCCGCGATATGTTACAAGATATCGCCATCGAAGAATTTGGCCACTTAGAAATGGTGGGTAAATTAATTGAAGCACACACTAAAAATGTCGATCAAACTGAAGCTTATAAAAGCACATTGTTTGCTGTACGGGGAATGGGGCCACATTTTTTAGATAGTCAAGGAGCCTCTTGGACTGCTGCTTACATTAACGAAGGTGGCGATGTTGTGCGTGACTTACGTGCCAATATTGGTGCGGAAGCGGGAGCGCGTCAAACTTACGAAGCATTGATTAAATTAGCGCCTGATGAAGGTACTAAAAACACTTTGGTACACTTGCTCACACGAGAAATTTCTCATACCAAAATGTTTATGGAAGCTTTGCAATCTTTAGGTAAGCTAACCGATCCTTTCTTTGGTAATATTCAGCCCGATCAAACAGTCGATATTTACTACAACTTATCTCAAAACGGTAAGGATGAACGTGGGCCTTGGAATTCCGAGCCTAATTTCCGTTATGTTGCTAACCCCATGTCAGAAAAGCAATCCTAA
- the cobA gene encoding uroporphyrinogen-III C-methyltransferase, whose translation MNQNTLELTEQRTRYIGKVYLVGAGPGDPGLMTLKGKALLECADVVIYDALVSPQILAMINPQAEKINAGKRMGRHSLLQEETTQLLIEKAQTQAIVVRLKGGDPFVFGRGGEEMEDLINAGVSVEEIPGITSGIAAPAYAGIPLTHRNYSSSVTFVTGHESAGKYRPEINWSAIAKGSETIVIYMGVHNLAQIVPHLLTAGLAPNTPVALVRWGTRPEQEELIGTLETIVEQVEKTQFKAPAIAVIGAVVNLHSILSVARPSVL comes from the coding sequence ATGAATCAAAATACATTGGAACTCACGGAACAGAGAACAAGATATATAGGTAAAGTATATTTAGTTGGCGCAGGGCCAGGAGATCCTGGTTTAATGACACTTAAAGGCAAAGCACTTTTAGAATGTGCCGATGTCGTAATTTATGATGCACTTGTAAGTCCCCAAATTCTCGCAATGATCAACCCGCAAGCGGAAAAAATTAACGCAGGAAAAAGAATGGGGAGACACTCATTGTTACAAGAAGAAACTACTCAATTATTAATTGAAAAAGCCCAAACTCAAGCCATAGTTGTCCGCCTCAAAGGTGGCGACCCTTTTGTATTTGGTCGTGGCGGCGAAGAAATGGAAGATTTAATAAATGCCGGAGTTTCTGTAGAAGAAATTCCCGGAATTACATCAGGAATTGCTGCACCAGCTTACGCCGGAATTCCTCTAACACACCGCAATTATAGTTCTTCTGTTACCTTTGTTACTGGTCATGAAAGTGCGGGAAAATATCGTCCCGAAATCAATTGGTCTGCGATCGCCAAAGGTTCAGAAACAATAGTAATTTACATGGGAGTGCATAATTTAGCCCAAATTGTGCCACACTTACTAACAGCTGGATTAGCCCCCAATACACCAGTCGCTTTAGTTCGTTGGGGTACTAGACCAGAACAAGAAGAATTAATTGGTACTCTAGAAACGATCGTGGAACAAGTAGAAAAAACTCAGTTTAAAGCTCCAGCGATCGCTGTAATTGGTGCTGTCGTAAACTTACACAGTATACTGTCAGTAGCTCGGCCATCTGTATTATGA
- a CDS encoding sirohydrochlorin chelatase: MLSAYLLVTHGSRDPRPQAGVEQLAQLLCQKLRGEMLTKTQELTDTPTLTNSSVSVVTVREPLVGTACLELAPLPLHEQIQQFGKYAISVGFQHIQIVPLFLLPGVHVMEDIPAEVTKARENFGSDLTIEVRPYLGFHPQISQLLTAKLNSFAAEAWILLSHGSRRSGGNYPVEALANQIGALTAYWSVPPSWETQAKSLLINGKRRIGILPYFLFSGGITDAIAQSVKQIKQEYPAVKFYLAKPLGANSELAEIIWDLTK; this comes from the coding sequence TTGCTGTCTGCTTACTTACTTGTCACTCACGGAAGTCGTGACCCTCGACCCCAAGCTGGCGTAGAGCAATTAGCTCAATTACTTTGCCAAAAATTGCGCGGGGAAATGCTCACCAAAACTCAGGAACTCACAGATACCCCAACATTAACAAACTCATCTGTTAGTGTGGTTACAGTTAGAGAACCTTTGGTGGGTACAGCTTGTTTAGAATTAGCACCTTTACCATTACATGAACAAATTCAACAGTTTGGTAAATATGCTATTTCAGTTGGTTTCCAGCATATTCAAATCGTGCCTTTGTTTTTGCTACCGGGAGTTCATGTTATGGAAGATATTCCCGCCGAAGTAACAAAAGCAAGAGAAAACTTTGGCTCAGACTTAACAATTGAAGTCCGACCTTATCTAGGATTTCATCCGCAAATTAGTCAACTTTTAACTGCTAAATTGAATTCTTTTGCTGCTGAAGCTTGGATTTTATTATCGCATGGTAGCCGTCGCTCTGGTGGGAATTATCCAGTAGAAGCATTGGCAAATCAAATCGGAGCATTAACAGCTTATTGGTCAGTACCACCTAGTTGGGAAACCCAAGCTAAAAGTTTATTAATTAACGGAAAAAGACGGATCGGAATTTTGCCTTATTTCTTATTTTCCGGTGGAATTACTGATGCGATCGCACAATCAGTAAAACAAATTAAACAAGAATATCCCGCCGTAAAATTTTATCTGGCAAAACCCTTGGGCGCAAATTCTGAATTAGCTGAAATAATCTGGGATTTAACGAAGTAA